The following proteins are encoded in a genomic region of Ictalurus punctatus breed USDA103 chromosome 15, Coco_2.0, whole genome shotgun sequence:
- the c15h1orf52 gene encoding UPF0690 protein C1orf52 homolog gives MSDEEKEKGEGRNFFMTYSDSDLSDSSDSDDGEQKPSQKKKKLDEKAGSSGGEVKSGSGGVPLPKPDELFRSVSKPAFLYNPLNKQIDWESRIVKAPEELPKEFKVWKNNAVPPPQSYEVKEKKGPPPGMDMAIKWSSVYEDNGDDAPHRQTEQARFLPDDELAQSDDDDDDDENAERKSMSAKKRRVETFQQKEKRKRDLGQATSDKNFVEEEKRILRQCIE, from the exons ATGTCTGAcgaggagaaggagaaaggtGAAGGGCGGAATTTCTTCATGACCTACAGCGACAGCGACCTGAGCGACAGCAGCGACTCGGACGACGGAGAGCAGAAACCGtcgcagaagaagaagaagctcgATGAAAAAGCTGGATCATCAGGTGGAGAGGTGAAAAGCGGAAGTGGGGGAGTTCCGTTACCTAAACCGGATGAGCTTTTCAGGTCGGTGTCCAAGCCCGCTTTCCTTTACAACCCGCTAAATAAACAGATCGACTGGGAGAGCCGCATCGTTAAAGCTCCTGAAGAG CTTCCTAAGGAGTTTAAGGTGTGGAAGAACAACGCCGTTCCTCCTCCTCAGAGTTACGaggtgaaggagaagaagggTCCGCCTCCCGGCATGGACATGGCCATAAAATGGTCCAGCGTGTACGAGGACAACGGCGACGACGCTCCTCACCGACAAACAGAGCAGGCCCGGTTCCTGCCTGACGATGAGCTCGCACAATCTG atgatgacgatgatgatgatgaaaacgCAGAGAGGAAGTCCATGTCGGCTAAGAAGCGTAGAGTGGAGACGTTCCAgcagaaagaaaagaggaagCGGGATCTGGGCCAAGCCACATCTGATAAGAACTTTGTCGAGGAGGAAAAGAGGATCTTGAGGCAGTGCATTGAGTGA